The following proteins are encoded in a genomic region of Brachypodium distachyon strain Bd21 chromosome 1, Brachypodium_distachyon_v3.0, whole genome shotgun sequence:
- the LOC104582024 gene encoding uncharacterized protein LOC104582024 has translation MAEIVAAVVGEAVNRAASFLLDKKEEEKIDTRESISQEDIERLELAQIRMEAALEASRRGNIADASLLRWRRKLKHAAAECGRSRNDAIDHHAKEMEQQQSQEAVMRNPLPSFFPRRIALVARSCISSLGNYYCTIRNGGSEASAGSTAAVRRFERLADSAVEFIRFVELAGGSRPRQRMFMDPLIRHLLAGREINYELGSPRGSSHRQFFGIRPISFEERGVEAKLCYDYQDHKAREKSFRLGTMLRLSESTDIIGTIINCLQLVTAKVPHFKPSAEAAIREITQLPTQDFSCNKPYVVSDDTEHWNYHNILTEWFRPDPLCCKDRCGHTWVPSSEGSAELFPEPVIELFLQGNMWVCAGQQGETRTTENGSGAGIVVPEKRQLLKLGALFTPHASPKNSGQGRCSTAVEEVVNGGQGRHTGKHRGVSWEEMDRFLLPKAMEYLRGDVEATTYQLFWESGHGTLQLSVEKVGTRVPSRSRARGSRSMSRTGGMRNTMVGIQRQVEAPKLGRWKERKQIAVDLLKSWAAFAPDQLQGPITTWIQRMDITQSKGDVRSGST, from the coding sequence ATGGCAGAGATCGTCGCGGCGGTCGTCGGGGAGGCCGTGAACAGAGCCGCCTCGTTCCTGCTGgacaagaaggaggaggagaagattgACACGAGAGAGTCCATTAGCCAAGAAGACATCGAGCGGCTGGAGCTGGCGCAGATCAGAATGGAGGCTGCACTAGAGGCATCTCGCCGGGGGAACATCGCGGACGCCTCGCTGCTCCGCTGGCGCCGGAAGCTGAAGCACGCCGCTGCCGAGTGCGGCAGGTCTCGCAACGACGCCATTGATCATCACGCCAAGGagatggagcagcagcagagccaGGAGGCAGTCATGAGAAACCCGCTGCCATCCTTCTTCCCTAGGCGGATCGCTCTTGTTGCCAGATCATGCATATCCTCTCTTGGCAACTACTACTGCACGATCAGAAACGGCGGCAGTGAGGCGTCCGCCGGtagcaccgccgccgtcaggaGGTTTGAGAGGCTCGCGGACAGCGCCGTTGAGTTCATCCGATTCGTGGAACTAGCCGGCGGCAGCAGACCTCGGCAGCGCATGTTCATGGACCCTCTCATCAGGCATCTTCTGGCAGGCAGAGAGATCAACTACGAGCTGGGGTCCCCGCGAGGATCGTCTCACCGCCAGTTCTTCGGGATCCGGCCCATAAGTTTCGAGGAGCGCGGGGTGGAAGCCAAGCTATGCTACGATTACCAAGACCACAAGGCTAGGGAGAAGAGCTTCCGCCTCGGCACAATGCTGCGGCTCTCTGAGAGCACAGACATAATCGGGACCATAATCAACTGCTTGCAGCTGGTTACAGCTAAAGTGCCCCACTTTAAGCCGTCCGCCGAAGCCGCCATCAGAGAGATCACGCAGCTGCCCACACAGGACTTCTCGTGCAACAAGCCTTACGTCGTCTCGGACGACACCGAGCACTGGAACTACCACAACATCTTGACCGAGTGGTTCCGCCCGGACCCGCTGTGCTGCAAAGATCGATGCGGGCATACATGGGTGCCGTCATCAGAAGGGTCGGCAGAATTGTTCCCAGAACCGGTTATAGAATTGTTTCTGCAAGGGAACATGTGGGTATGTGCCGGCCAGCAAGGGGAAACTAGAACTACTGAGAATGGATCAGGAGCTGGTATTGTTGTTCCGGAGAAGAGGCAGCTTCTGAAGCTGGGGGCTCTCTTCACGCCCCATGCCTCTCCAAAGAATTCAGGACAAGGAAGGTGTAGCACTGCAGTGGAGGAGGTGGTCAATGGCGGGCAGGGCAGACACACTGGCAAGCATAGAGGCGTCAGTTGGGAGGAGATGGACAGGTTTCTGCTGCCAAAGGCAATGGAGTATCTGCGTGGCGACGTCGAAGCGACGACCTACCAGCTGTTCTGGGAGTCTGGGCATGGCACGCTGCAGCTCTCGGTGGAGAAGGTCGGCACAAGGGTGCCAAGCAGAagcagggctcgcggcagcagAAGTATGAGCCGCACAGGTGGTATGAGAAACACAATGGTGGGGATTCAGCGTCAGGTAGAAGCTCCGAAGCTAGGGCGATGGAAGGAGAGGAAACAGATCGCCGTTGACCTCCTCAAGTCATGGGCTGCTTTTGCACCGGATCAGCTGCAGGGACCAATCACGACATGGATCCAGAGAATGGACATCACACAGTCCAAGGGTGATGTTAGGTCTGGCTCTACATGA